Proteins from a genomic interval of Papaver somniferum cultivar HN1 chromosome 4, ASM357369v1, whole genome shotgun sequence:
- the LOC113275711 gene encoding serine protease SPPA, chloroplastic-like yields MSRLVSTSHLSSLNRHRNFSVILSSKSLLIPIQYTNTNSSLTNNSSSSLKTSFSNPRIFHFSFPNSSHRKDLIIRAFESSSSSETTNQKVPKEEEDGKQEEEEEEKKKGEIENGTAKGKNDDDEYPSGEFEFKEITGWKIFVVKCRMLIAYPWQRVRKGSVLSMKLRGQISEQLKSRFSSGLSLPQICENFTKAAYDPRISGIYLQIEPLNCGWGKVEEIRRHIINFKKSGKFIAAYVPICQEKEYYLASACGEMYCPPSAYFALYGLTVQSSFLGGVFEKVGIEPQVERIGKYKSAGDQLTRKSMSEANCEMLTALLDNIYRNWLDKVSSTLGKKREEIQSFVDEGVFQVERLKEEGWITNIRYDDEVVDMLKERLGQEKDEKLRMVDYKKYSRVKNWTLGLTGGKDQIAVIRASGSISRVKGSLSISSSGIVGEQFIEKIRKVRESKRYKAVVIRIDSPGGDALASDLMWREIKLLAATKPVVASMSDVAASGGYYMAMAAGCIVAEDLTLTGSIGVVTGKFNLGKIYEKIGFNKEIISRGKFAEVTAAEQRPFRPDEAELFAKSAKNAYTMFRDKAAFSRSMPAEKMEQYAQGRVWTGNDAASRGLVDVLGGFSRAVAIAKQKAGISQDKQVTLVEMSRPSPTLPELLSGTAASIVGLERTMMGVFQNLTPTDGVQARMDGIMFEKLEGASNDNPIFTLIKDYLSSI; encoded by the exons ATGTCGAGACTTGTTTCTACATCTCATTTGAGTTCTCTAAATCGTCATAGGAATTTCTCCGTAATTTTATCATCAAAATCATTACTAATCCCAATCCAATACACTAATACTAACTCTTCATTAACTaacaactcttcttcttcactcaAAACTTCATTCTCAAACCCTAGGATTTTTCATTTCTCTTTTCCAAATTCAAGTCATAGAAAGGATTTAATAATTCGTGCATttgaatcttcatcatcttctgagaCTACAAACCAGAAAGTACCAAAAGAGGAGGAGGatggaaaacaagaagaagaagaagaagaaaagaaaaaaggtgaAATTGAAAATGGGACTGCTAAAGGAaagaatgatgatgatgagtatccAAGTGGTGAATTTGAGTTTAAGGAAATTACTGGGTGGAAAATTTTTGTTGTTAAGTGTCGTATGTTAATTGCTTACCCTTGGCAGCGTGTTCGTAAAGGAAGTGTTTTGTCGATGAAATTACGAGGCCAG ATATCTGAACAACTGAAAAGCCGTTTCTCTTCGGGGCTATCTCTACCTCAAATTTGTGAAAACTTTACAAAAGCAGCATATGATCCTCGTATATCTGGAATTTACCTTCAGATAGAACCCTTGAACTGTGGGTGGGGAAAGGTTGAGGAGATACGTAGGCATATAATAAATTTTAAGAAGTCAG GTAAATTCATTGCCGCATATGTTCCAATTTGTCAAGAAAAGGAGTACTACCTTGCCTCTGCTTGTGGAGAGATGTACTGCCCTCCCAGTGCTTATTTTGCTTTGTATGGTTTGACAGTTCAATCCTCCTTCCTTGGAG GAGTTTTTGAGAAAGTTGGGATTGAACCTCAAGTGGAGAGAATTGGTAAATATAAAAGTGCCGGGGATCAACTCACACGCAAAAGCATGTCAGAAGCAAATTGTGAGATGTTGACTGCACTTCTGGATAACATTTATAGAAATTGGTTGGATAAAGTTTCCTCCACTCTAG ggaagaaaagagaagaaattcaGAGCTTCGTTGATGAAGGGGTTTTCCAAGTAGAACGGTTGAAAGAAGAAGGTTGGATAACAAATATACGTTATGATGACGAG GTTGTTGATATGCTAAAAGAGAGACTGGGCCAAGAGAAGGATGAAAAATTACGAATGGTTGACTATAA GAAATATTCTAGGGTAAAAAATTGGACTCTGGGATTGACCGGAGGTAAAGATCAGATTGCGGTAATCAGAGCCTCTGGAAGCATTAGCCGTGTTAAAGGTTCACTTAGCATATCTAGCTCGGGTATTGTAGGCGAGCAATTTATCGAGAAGATTCGTAAAGTAAGAG AGTCAAAAAGATATAAAGCTGTTGTCATACGTATTGACAGTCCTGGAGGTGATGCTCTTGCTTCTGATTT AATGTGGAGGGAGATCAAGCTTCTTGCGGCAACTAAACCTGTCGTTGCATCAATGTCTGATGTAGCGGCAAGTGGAGGGTACTACATGGCAATGGCAGCAGGGTGTATTGTTGCGGAGGATCTTACTTTGACAGGCTCAATTGGTGTTGTTACAG GAAAGTTTAATTTGGGAAAGATATATGAAAAGATTGGATTCAACAAGGAGATTATATCACGGGGAAAATTTGCCGAGGTCACTGCTGCAGAGCAACGTCCTTTCAG ACCAGATGAAGCAGAACTCTTTGCGAAGTCTGCAAAAAATGCGTACACGATGTTCCGTGACAAAGCAGCCTTTTCAAGATCAATGCCT GCAGAGAAAATGGAGCAATATGCTCAAGGTAGGGTATGGACTGGTAACGACGCCGCTTCTCGAGGGTTGGTTGATGTTTTGGGTGGATTTTCTCGAGCTGTTGCTATTGCCAAACAAAAAGCTGGTATTTCGCAAGACAAACAG GTTACTCTAGTGGAGATGTCAAGACCCTCCCCTACATTGCCGGAGCTCTTAAGCGGCACGGCAGCATCCATAGTTGGATTAGAGAGGACAATGATGGGAGTATTTCAAAACTTAACACCCACTGATGGAGTTCAAGCCAGAATGGATGGGATTATGTTTGAGAAATTAGAGGGAGCATCTAATGACAACCCAATCTTTACTTTGATTAAAGATTACTTAAGCTCCATTTAG